One region of Mucilaginibacter sp. 14171R-50 genomic DNA includes:
- a CDS encoding carboxypeptidase-like regulatory domain-containing protein encodes MKHLLIILFLLPLTCLAQFKISGRVINAADGKPIPDASVFINNTSVGAKAGSDGSFTLRNLNPGQYNLIVSAIGYERFSKTISVERDITMDDIKLLPKLMMMNEVVIAGKDPYRARKLAMFKEQFLGRALFWRQCTIVNPDILKLTFSDHQKILTASTNDFLEIENNALGYKLKYLINNFRLDKKAFNVVYEGYVLFEEKEGPAEEKVRWEKNRRKVYYGSPTHYLRTVLAGKVDSDYMVRPFCIDHIDTIAQRGSHLDPVTGEYPTFYIMLRYDTLKTKSYVHRTDKHGIYAISYPKDLDVFYYKPGVKHLRTNEGQEYGNRGQIGSIDFIDNNLLFDLNGTILNPTGASFRYNWAVTRVAELLPIDYRPPLRDIDPAKNH; translated from the coding sequence ATGAAACACCTCCTTATCATACTTTTTTTATTGCCCCTTACTTGCCTCGCGCAATTTAAAATAAGCGGCCGTGTGATAAACGCTGCCGATGGCAAACCCATACCCGATGCCAGTGTGTTCATCAATAATACATCGGTTGGGGCTAAGGCAGGCAGCGACGGTTCATTTACTTTGCGGAACCTAAACCCCGGCCAGTATAACCTGATAGTTAGCGCTATAGGTTACGAGCGCTTTAGCAAGACCATATCTGTAGAAAGGGACATAACAATGGATGATATTAAACTGCTTCCTAAATTAATGATGATGAACGAAGTAGTTATAGCCGGTAAAGACCCGTACCGTGCCCGCAAGTTAGCTATGTTTAAGGAGCAGTTTTTGGGCAGGGCGCTTTTTTGGCGTCAGTGCACTATCGTTAATCCTGATATTTTGAAGCTAACGTTCAGCGACCATCAAAAAATTCTTACTGCAAGTACCAACGATTTTTTAGAAATCGAAAACAATGCCCTTGGCTACAAATTAAAGTATCTAATTAATAATTTCAGGTTAGATAAAAAGGCGTTCAATGTGGTTTATGAAGGTTATGTGTTGTTTGAAGAAAAAGAAGGGCCAGCAGAAGAAAAGGTACGATGGGAAAAGAATCGACGTAAGGTTTATTATGGGTCGCCAACGCATTATTTGCGCACGGTATTGGCCGGCAAGGTAGACTCTGATTATATGGTGAGGCCTTTTTGCATAGATCATATTGATACCATAGCACAACGGGGAAGTCACTTAGATCCAGTTACGGGTGAATACCCCACCTTTTATATTATGTTGAGGTATGATACACTAAAAACCAAAAGCTATGTGCACCGAACAGACAAACACGGAATATATGCAATTAGTTACCCCAAAGACCTGGATGTGTTTTATTATAAACCGGGGGTAAAACACCTTAGGACGAACGAGGGACAAGAGTATGGAAACCGTGGACAAATAGGCAGCATCGATTTTATTGATAATAATCTGCTTTTTGATCTCAACGGCACCATCTTAAACCCTACTGGGGCCTCTTTCAGATATAATTGGGCGGTAACACGCGTTGCCGAACTATTGCCTATTGATTACCGGCCACCCCTCAGGGATATTGACCCGGCCAAAAACCATTAA
- the recN gene encoding DNA repair protein RecN, translating to MLQKLTIHNYALIDNLEINFDKGLNILTGETGAGKSIILGALSLILGQRAESRYFFNQQKKCVIEGSFRIAEFQLNIFFEDNDLDYEGETVLRREISADGKSRAFVNDTPVNLTTLKQLGEKLIDIHSQHATYEINDPEFQLLVVDGVAGHHDLLSSYQTKYRAYKRSLKQLDELIAQNDKAKADLDYYQFQFDELEKAAIAADEQEGLERELAILTNAEEIKRNLLGAHYLMHEGETSAIIQLREAGQQLSTIEKYNSEVEELHERLKSTLIELKDIAGELENIEQRTFTNEARAEEVNTRLSMLYNLQKKHRVATNADLLQIQNDLSDKIQQAVFGDEAVEKLQKQIAANKQELEEIAKELSANRSKAIPVIQDKVLAGLTEMGMPNAVLEIEQNAAPHPPKGGVSTGNPPSGGLGANGIDTIRFMFSANKGHALADMSKVASGGELSRLMLSIKSIIAEYTALPTIIFDEIDTGVSGEVANKVGQVMERLAQNLQVITITHLPQIAGKGKSHYFVYKDDSSTVTKTCIKKLEDNERVLEIAKMLSGDNPGESALQNAKELLSF from the coding sequence ATGCTTCAAAAGCTAACCATACACAATTACGCGCTGATAGATAACCTCGAGATCAATTTTGATAAGGGGTTAAATATCCTTACCGGCGAAACCGGGGCGGGTAAATCTATCATTTTAGGTGCCTTGTCGCTTATTTTAGGACAGCGTGCCGAGAGCCGGTACTTTTTTAATCAGCAGAAAAAATGCGTAATAGAGGGTTCTTTCAGAATAGCCGAATTTCAGCTGAATATTTTTTTTGAGGATAACGACCTGGATTATGAGGGCGAAACGGTTTTGCGCCGGGAAATATCTGCCGACGGTAAATCGCGCGCGTTTGTAAACGACACCCCGGTAAATCTTACCACCCTGAAACAACTTGGTGAAAAGCTGATAGATATACACTCGCAGCATGCCACTTACGAAATAAACGACCCCGAATTTCAACTGCTGGTAGTTGATGGCGTTGCCGGCCACCACGATTTGCTGAGCAGCTATCAAACTAAATACCGTGCGTATAAAAGATCGCTTAAGCAGCTTGATGAACTGATAGCCCAAAACGATAAAGCGAAGGCCGATCTGGATTACTACCAGTTTCAGTTTGACGAGCTGGAAAAGGCAGCAATTGCCGCTGATGAGCAGGAGGGGCTTGAAAGGGAGCTGGCCATACTAACTAATGCTGAGGAAATAAAGCGTAACCTGTTAGGCGCGCATTACCTGATGCACGAGGGCGAAACATCTGCTATTATACAACTGCGGGAAGCAGGACAACAGCTATCAACCATCGAAAAGTATAACTCCGAGGTAGAAGAGCTGCATGAGCGGCTTAAAAGTACGCTGATAGAACTAAAGGATATTGCCGGCGAACTGGAAAACATAGAACAGCGAACCTTTACCAACGAGGCCCGGGCCGAAGAAGTAAACACACGCTTAAGCATGTTGTACAACCTGCAGAAAAAACACCGAGTTGCAACTAACGCCGACCTGCTGCAGATACAGAACGACCTTAGCGACAAGATCCAACAGGCTGTGTTTGGCGACGAAGCAGTAGAGAAGCTGCAAAAGCAGATCGCAGCAAATAAACAAGAGTTGGAAGAAATAGCGAAAGAGCTATCGGCCAACCGTTCCAAAGCTATCCCGGTTATACAGGATAAAGTTTTGGCCGGCCTTACCGAAATGGGAATGCCAAATGCTGTATTAGAGATAGAGCAAAACGCAGCCCCCCACCCCCCTAAAGGGGGAGTTAGTACGGGCAATCCCCCTTCAGGGGGGCTGGGGGCCAACGGCATCGATACTATCCGCTTTATGTTTTCGGCAAATAAGGGGCATGCCCTGGCGGATATGAGCAAGGTAGCATCGGGCGGGGAACTGAGCAGGCTGATGCTGAGTATCAAATCTATCATAGCCGAATACACCGCCCTGCCAACCATCATTTTTGATGAGATAGATACGGGCGTAAGCGGCGAGGTGGCCAACAAAGTAGGGCAGGTGATGGAGCGCCTGGCGCAAAACCTGCAGGTAATAACCATAACCCATCTGCCGCAAATTGCGGGCAAGGGTAAAAGCCATTATTTTGTTTATAAGGATGATTCGTCAACGGTAACAAAAACGTGCATCAAAAAGCTGGAGGATAACGAACGGGTACTGGAAATTGCCAAAATGCTGAGCGGCGATAACCCCGGCGAAAGCGCCCTGCAAAATGCGAAGGAGTTGCTGAGTTTTTAA
- a CDS encoding carboxypeptidase-like regulatory domain-containing protein — MKHFLFVLLLFPAVCFSQVNIRGRVVDAADGKPIPDASVFLNNATIGTKSGDDGRFALNRLSAGQYDLIVRVIGYETYRQTIMVNGDVNLPDIKLLQKTMVMNEVVIAGKDRKRARKIRMFKEQFLGRSAFARQCTILNPEELILVFGKHEDVLTVHTNNFLEIDNDALGYKLKYLVNNFVLDRLTLNVSYEGDVLFEEKQGTAEQKGKWEKNRRRTYFGSPTHFLRQVLADKADANYMVRSFCIKKIDNGKVLYDTLAPVKYVHKTDRRGVFALSYPSGIDIFYYGPGVAHSLHYANGTEKGNRGQVAGIQFIDEYLYFDTRGTILNPTGALFNYQWGKSRVAELLPSDYWPVD, encoded by the coding sequence ATGAAACACTTTTTATTCGTTTTATTGCTGTTTCCTGCCGTGTGTTTTTCCCAGGTTAATATCAGGGGAAGGGTTGTTGACGCTGCCGATGGTAAACCTATACCTGATGCCAGCGTGTTTTTAAATAATGCAACTATCGGCACAAAATCTGGCGATGACGGAAGATTTGCGCTGAACAGGCTAAGCGCCGGCCAATACGATCTGATAGTAAGGGTGATAGGTTACGAAACTTATCGCCAAACCATTATGGTAAATGGTGATGTCAATCTCCCGGATATTAAATTACTGCAGAAAACCATGGTGATGAACGAAGTGGTTATTGCCGGTAAAGACCGTAAGCGCGCGCGAAAGATCAGGATGTTTAAGGAGCAGTTCTTAGGCAGGTCGGCTTTTGCAAGGCAATGCACTATATTGAATCCGGAAGAGCTGATTCTGGTTTTTGGCAAGCACGAAGACGTGCTCACCGTTCACACCAACAACTTTTTAGAGATTGATAACGATGCACTTGGCTATAAGCTAAAATACCTGGTTAACAACTTTGTTTTAGACCGGCTTACCCTGAACGTAAGTTATGAAGGCGACGTATTATTTGAAGAAAAACAAGGCACGGCCGAGCAAAAGGGAAAATGGGAAAAAAACCGCCGGCGTACTTACTTTGGTTCGCCAACGCACTTCTTAAGGCAGGTGCTCGCCGATAAGGCCGACGCCAATTACATGGTGCGAAGCTTTTGCATAAAAAAAATAGATAACGGAAAAGTTTTATACGATACTTTGGCGCCGGTGAAATACGTACACAAAACAGACCGCAGGGGCGTGTTCGCGTTGAGTTACCCCAGTGGTATTGATATTTTTTACTATGGCCCCGGGGTAGCGCATTCGCTCCACTATGCAAACGGAACAGAAAAAGGTAACCGCGGCCAGGTGGCGGGCATTCAGTTTATTGATGAATATCTATATTTTGATACGCGCGGTACCATTCTTAACCCTACCGGGGCGCTGTTTAATTACCAGTGGGGAAAAAGCCGGGTAGCCGAATTGCTACCGTCTGATTATTGGCCGGTTGATTGA
- a CDS encoding M56 family metallopeptidase has product MENILYNISQVLGITIIHSLWQGLLIYFLLRVVLLVAGKLPSSTKYMLAMGSLMVITGWFAYTLVHQIQVYDWLAKPANLANMPIILELPANIRQFNEQTIRYYYSIEEYLPYVTALYVAGLFLNLVRIVLAHKKIRSIKRTMSIGVQLQQQIGSLAKKLDIGKKVKVGFSKMVDVPCIVGYIKPVILLPLTLSTYLGAEEIEAILLHELAHIKRNDYVLNLLQQVITTLLFFNPCVLLINKIIGEERENSCDDMVVNATQNPVIYAKALFKLEQNRQNELQLALAVTGKKYHLLNRIERIMKTKKQTPSVRPTLVAMLILTISIGSLAILNPRIAEGKISLKAINPAITKLLATDTVPAKKAVKAQAKAVKATAKANVKASAALKAKFKTEKDAKSFNYGYRYNYNGLNDPELERLSKEVEKHADAVGRYYDSPEFKAQSDQMSKLGDEVSAFYDSDKIKQATAAQEKAAAEFDKLYAGKEVGTEQMSKQMEVLGKQMEQYFNSPEFKTMNDKLMKQYGISQRDYHTDKDENYKKYQAELDKTLSPEIKQATKQMRDLGQQMRARFDNPDVRKAREQMRAAGADMREAFNNPDIKLKQEEMRRLGEKMRGYTGNASVKQEQKLLREASEKLRAYTQTPEFKKKLAEYRKAHPEEMSYWKSEDNDNDNNNKQQQYR; this is encoded by the coding sequence ATGGAAAATATACTGTATAACATTAGCCAGGTTTTGGGGATAACCATTATCCACTCGTTATGGCAGGGGTTGCTAATCTATTTTTTGCTTAGGGTAGTATTGCTGGTTGCAGGCAAGTTACCATCATCTACAAAATATATGCTGGCAATGGGAAGCTTAATGGTTATAACAGGTTGGTTTGCCTATACGCTGGTACACCAGATACAGGTATACGATTGGCTGGCAAAGCCTGCTAACCTGGCCAACATGCCTATAATACTGGAACTGCCTGCCAATATACGCCAGTTTAATGAGCAAACCATACGTTACTACTACAGTATAGAAGAGTACCTGCCCTATGTAACCGCGTTATATGTTGCCGGGTTGTTTTTGAACCTGGTAAGAATAGTGCTGGCCCATAAAAAAATACGCAGTATAAAGCGCACCATGAGTATTGGTGTGCAGCTGCAGCAGCAAATAGGCAGCCTTGCTAAAAAGCTTGATATCGGCAAGAAAGTGAAGGTTGGCTTTAGCAAAATGGTTGATGTGCCCTGTATTGTAGGGTATATTAAACCGGTTATATTATTGCCGTTAACCTTGTCTACCTACCTGGGTGCCGAAGAAATTGAAGCCATATTACTGCACGAACTGGCTCATATTAAACGTAACGATTATGTGCTTAATCTGCTGCAGCAAGTTATAACCACGTTGTTATTTTTTAATCCGTGCGTGTTACTCATCAATAAAATAATAGGCGAAGAACGCGAGAACAGCTGCGACGATATGGTTGTAAACGCTACTCAAAACCCTGTTATATATGCGAAAGCTTTATTCAAGTTAGAGCAAAACCGCCAAAACGAGTTACAGTTAGCGCTGGCTGTAACAGGCAAAAAGTACCATTTATTAAACCGAATCGAAAGAATCATGAAAACAAAAAAACAAACCCCAAGCGTAAGGCCAACATTAGTGGCCATGCTTATATTAACCATAAGTATTGGCAGTTTAGCCATCCTTAACCCCCGGATAGCAGAAGGGAAAATATCCTTAAAGGCCATAAACCCGGCTATAACAAAATTATTGGCGACAGATACCGTACCTGCAAAAAAGGCAGTAAAGGCACAGGCAAAAGCGGTTAAGGCCACAGCCAAGGCAAATGTTAAAGCCAGCGCGGCACTAAAAGCTAAATTTAAGACCGAAAAGGATGCAAAAAGCTTTAACTACGGTTACCGTTACAACTACAACGGATTAAACGATCCCGAATTGGAACGTTTAAGCAAAGAGGTTGAAAAACACGCTGATGCCGTAGGCAGATATTATGATAGCCCGGAGTTTAAAGCCCAGAGCGATCAGATGAGTAAGCTGGGCGACGAAGTAAGCGCATTTTACGATAGCGATAAAATTAAGCAGGCAACTGCTGCCCAGGAAAAGGCCGCCGCCGAGTTTGACAAATTGTATGCCGGCAAAGAGGTGGGTACCGAACAGATGAGCAAACAGATGGAGGTGTTAGGTAAGCAAATGGAGCAGTACTTTAACTCGCCCGAGTTTAAAACCATGAACGACAAACTGATGAAACAGTACGGCATCAGCCAACGCGACTACCATACCGATAAGGACGAGAATTACAAAAAATACCAGGCCGAACTGGATAAGACCCTATCGCCCGAAATAAAACAGGCAACCAAGCAAATGCGCGACCTGGGCCAACAAATGCGCGCCCGCTTTGATAACCCCGACGTGCGTAAAGCGCGAGAGCAAATGCGTGCCGCCGGTGCGGATATGCGCGAGGCATTTAATAACCCTGATATTAAACTGAAACAGGAAGAAATGCGCAGGCTGGGCGAAAAGATGCGTGGCTATACCGGTAATGCCAGTGTTAAACAGGAGCAAAAGCTGCTGCGAGAAGCGTCTGAGAAACTAAGGGCTTATACGCAAACGCCTGAGTTTAAAAAGAAGTTAGCAGAGTATCGCAAAGCGCACCCGGAAGAAATGTCGTACTGGAAGAGCGAGGATAACGATAACGACAATAATAATAAACAACAACAATACAGATAG
- a CDS encoding enoyl-ACP reductase, which translates to MAYNLLKGKKGIIFGALNEQSIAWKVAQRCHEEGAEIVLTNSPLALRMGELNKLAEECNAPVIPADVTSNEDVTNLFTKSMEHFGGGVDFVLHSIGMSVNVRKGIAYTDNNYEFTHKGLDISALSFHRVLQTAMKLDAINEWGSVVALTYIAAQRVFPDYNDMADNKAYLESIARNFGYQYGVKKHVRINTVSQSPTRTTAGSGVKGFDGFINYAEKMSPLGNADANQCADYCVSLFSDLTKMVTMQNLFHDGGFSFTGVTAAVIEQMEK; encoded by the coding sequence ATGGCTTACAATTTATTAAAAGGTAAAAAAGGAATTATTTTTGGTGCCCTTAACGAGCAATCCATCGCCTGGAAAGTGGCTCAGCGCTGCCACGAAGAAGGTGCCGAAATAGTTTTAACCAACTCGCCGCTGGCCTTGCGCATGGGCGAACTGAATAAACTTGCAGAGGAATGTAATGCCCCTGTTATCCCGGCGGATGTAACCAGTAATGAGGATGTAACCAACCTGTTTACCAAAAGCATGGAGCATTTTGGCGGCGGCGTTGATTTTGTTTTACACTCGATAGGTATGAGTGTAAACGTGCGCAAAGGCATTGCCTACACCGATAATAACTACGAATTTACCCACAAGGGGCTTGATATATCGGCGTTGAGTTTTCACCGCGTGCTGCAAACAGCCATGAAACTGGATGCTATAAATGAGTGGGGATCGGTTGTAGCACTAACTTACATTGCCGCGCAGCGTGTATTCCCTGATTATAATGATATGGCCGATAATAAAGCTTACCTGGAAAGCATTGCACGTAATTTTGGCTACCAGTACGGTGTTAAAAAACATGTACGTATCAATACCGTATCGCAGTCGCCAACACGCACCACGGCAGGCAGTGGTGTAAAGGGCTTTGATGGCTTTATCAACTATGCCGAAAAGATGAGCCCGCTGGGGAATGCCGATGCTAACCAGTGCGCCGATTACTGCGTAAGCTTATTTAGCGACTTAACAAAAATGGTTACCATGCAAAACCTTTTCCATGATGGTGGCTTCTCGTTCACCGGCGTTACTGCTGCTGTGATAGAGCAGATGGAAAAATAA
- a CDS encoding carboxypeptidase-like regulatory domain-containing protein, whose translation MKYLFILLLLFPVTCLAQFKISGRVINATDGKPVPDASVFLNNETIGTKSAGDGTFILSNLNTGQHDLTVSVIGYEVYHQTLMVKTDLVLPDIKLLPKTTMLGEVKIELDPRREKKLKEFTQQFLGSSGYARQCEIVNPDVLTLKYNRDGNVLTGSSDDFLEINNNALGYKLKYLITRFVVDRNENKLIYEGAVLFEELDGNDNQVKQWKSNRMKVYYGSPTHFLREILADRVDSGYSVETKKIISSYVTVKGFTGNKSTSRTALQPADYVHRTDTAGIFALGYNTPLEVYYKPRKARGKAANTHPQYATIGFIDPYLYFDGNGTILNPMGVVFNYAWGNSRVAQLLPIDYWPNEN comes from the coding sequence ATGAAGTACTTATTCATCTTACTGTTATTATTCCCTGTTACTTGCCTCGCGCAATTTAAAATAAGTGGCCGTGTTATAAACGCAACCGATGGTAAGCCCGTACCGGATGCGAGCGTGTTTTTAAATAACGAAACCATCGGCACAAAGTCGGCAGGCGACGGAACCTTTATTTTGAGCAATTTAAATACCGGCCAGCATGATCTGACGGTAAGCGTGATAGGGTATGAAGTGTATCACCAAACGCTGATGGTAAAAACTGACCTGGTATTGCCCGACATAAAGCTTTTACCAAAAACAACCATGCTGGGTGAAGTAAAGATAGAGCTTGACCCCAGGCGCGAAAAAAAGCTAAAGGAGTTTACACAGCAATTTCTGGGATCATCAGGCTATGCACGGCAGTGCGAAATAGTAAATCCTGATGTTTTAACACTAAAGTACAACAGGGACGGCAATGTGCTTACCGGTAGTTCTGATGATTTTTTGGAAATCAATAATAACGCTTTGGGATATAAGTTAAAATACCTGATAACCCGTTTTGTGGTGGATAGGAACGAAAATAAACTTATATATGAAGGAGCTGTACTGTTTGAGGAACTGGATGGCAATGATAACCAGGTTAAACAATGGAAAAGCAACCGAATGAAGGTTTACTACGGTTCGCCAACGCACTTTTTGCGCGAAATACTGGCCGACCGGGTAGACAGCGGTTACTCGGTAGAAACCAAGAAGATCATTAGCAGTTACGTAACCGTAAAGGGGTTTACCGGCAACAAGAGCACCTCGCGCACTGCTTTGCAGCCCGCAGATTATGTACACCGTACCGATACTGCCGGCATATTTGCCCTGGGTTACAATACCCCCCTCGAAGTATATTACAAACCCCGCAAAGCCAGGGGCAAGGCAGCAAACACGCACCCGCAGTATGCAACAATTGGCTTTATAGACCCATACCTTTATTTTGACGGCAACGGTACAATTTTAAACCCAATGGGTGTAGTATTTAACTATGCCTGGGGAAACAGCAGGGTAGCGCAGCTATTGCCAATAGATTACTGGCCAAATGAAAATTAA
- a CDS encoding carboxypeptidase-like regulatory domain-containing protein — protein sequence MKRFLAMLFFIPFACYAQVSITGKLVNATDKSDVADASVFLSNATIGNKSAADGSFVLRGVRPGQYELVITVVGYETYRREVLVASDNISLPDIGLTPKITSLAEVNITPDPAWERNYDVFKEEFLGTSAMALRCTILNPETIDLEWDKNALQLTGSSSGFVEIDNKALGYHIKYLLSRFIKDSKISLVYYEGSALFEEMKGTAREKERWEKNRQLAYEGSSMQFLRAAIGNNITGYGFEVLRLIRKPNPDAKGFNDKYIQTLVNVPLTPADFTVRTDKKSLFALKFTDCLYIMYTKKREDDRYNSTYRLLHMPNYLTTIASFTGPYALFDTNGVILNPSAITFEGNWGKSRVAEMLPVDYTPKEK from the coding sequence ATGAAGAGGTTTTTGGCAATGCTTTTTTTTATCCCGTTTGCCTGCTATGCGCAGGTAAGTATAACGGGTAAGCTGGTTAACGCTACAGATAAAAGTGATGTAGCCGATGCCAGTGTATTTTTAAGCAACGCAACCATAGGCAATAAGTCCGCCGCCGATGGCTCTTTTGTATTGCGCGGCGTTAGGCCGGGCCAGTACGAACTGGTCATAACCGTTGTTGGTTATGAAACCTATCGCCGTGAGGTGCTGGTTGCCAGCGACAACATCAGTTTACCTGATATAGGGTTAACCCCTAAAATAACAAGTTTGGCAGAAGTAAATATTACGCCCGACCCCGCGTGGGAGCGGAACTACGATGTATTTAAAGAAGAGTTCCTGGGCACCTCTGCTATGGCCCTGCGGTGTACAATACTTAACCCCGAAACCATTGACCTGGAGTGGGACAAAAACGCGCTGCAGCTAACAGGGTCGTCATCCGGTTTTGTGGAGATAGATAACAAGGCTTTGGGCTACCATATTAAATATCTTTTATCGCGGTTTATAAAAGACTCGAAGATCAGCCTGGTATATTACGAGGGCTCGGCGTTATTTGAAGAAATGAAGGGTACGGCCAGGGAAAAAGAGCGCTGGGAAAAGAACCGACAACTGGCTTACGAGGGCTCGTCTATGCAGTTTTTACGCGCCGCGATAGGTAATAATATAACGGGTTATGGCTTTGAAGTTTTAAGGCTGATCAGAAAACCTAACCCCGACGCCAAAGGTTTTAACGACAAATACATCCAAACGTTGGTAAATGTCCCGCTAACCCCGGCTGATTTTACGGTTCGCACTGATAAGAAAAGCCTGTTCGCGTTGAAGTTTACCGACTGCCTGTATATTATGTATACCAAAAAGCGCGAGGATGACCGATACAACAGCACTTACCGGTTGCTGCATATGCCAAATTACTTAACAACTATAGCATCCTTTACCGGGCCTTACGCGTTATTTGATACAAATGGAGTAATACTAAACCCCTCTGCAATAACTTTTGAGGGCAATTGGGGCAAAAGCCGTGTTGCAGAAATGTTACCTGTTGATTATACACCCAAGGAGAAGTAA